The Gymnogyps californianus isolate 813 chromosome 3, ASM1813914v2, whole genome shotgun sequence genomic sequence TAATTAACCTAGTTATTACAGTGCAAAATGCATGTGTAGGCCAAGCTTATAGACGAACATACGGCCTTAGACACAACTAATTGAAAAGAGAGAGCTAATAGTGGATCTGATCTGTATGatacattaaatgttttttctgtttcacatcaTGCAGAATAGCAAGCAGAGATTAGTTCAGAGACCTCACTTCACTTGTTGCTTTGTCAATATGGCAACACTTATCCCCGCATCAGGACTTGGCCACGAGGATGCATACCATTCCACACCTTGTCCAGTTCAAAATCGGACAGCAGCTGATTCCACTGGGTGGAAAGGAGGAAGCTCTCctgttctctcctttttccacaTTTCCCAGATTTACCCTGGGCTTTTGTGGCTATGGCTACATCAGCACATCATTTGACACCAACGGAGCAGATCAGCACATAAAAGTTCTAGGGCTCTTCACATCTCCCTTGGACATAATTTGAGGTTTTCCTGGACTGCATTTAGTCTGGCCTCTAGGTGAAATGTCTCCCTGCAGGTCACTTCTTGAaattttttgaaggaaaactttCACATCAACCTGTCTGCTTGACTGAGGGCCTCTCTGCAAGATCCTCTAGGAAGCACCCCACTGTTCTTCTGCCCGTTTCACACAAATGACAGTACCACACCAGCATCTCCATCACCTGGCCCACAGCCCCACACCACTACTGTGGCTATTCCCCAACAGCTGACAGAGCCCGTGCCCAGTTTAACCACTGCAGAACAGATTCCCACACAAATTTAACGTGCCCTTTCTTGCCAGTCCTCTCATACCTGGCAGCATCAGGTTCGCAATTTCCCGATACTGCCCCTTGGTTATCCTGCTGCCAGAGAAATTCCTTGCCATGTCACAGAACAGGTTTACAAGCAGTCTTGTTCCCTTGCAATCCCAGGTTGCACCTCACGGGATTTTCTGTGAGGCTGTGGGAGTAAAAGTTACTATAGCTGAAGGTggtaattgaaaacaaaagataataAAGAAAAGGGTGATAACAGGGACAAGGGGTCTAGCTAGGGGGAATGACAGCAAAAGGTGGGGCccaaaagacaacagaaaggaTAAATCAGGGATGAGATATAGCTTTAGCACAGATACCACAAGGAATACGATTGATTTTTGAACCCTATGTAATTATTTAGGCACCaaattaattcttaaatttTAGATGCTTAAGTGTCAAAATTTCCTATGCTGGCTATGAAGAGAGGTCTTTTGAGTCTCCACAGAGACCGCATTTGCACAAGTCAGTTGCTCCCCCCAGTGGCCTTCATTGATACTTTCAATTCTTCAGAGAactaaaaagcatttatttcagggaaaatgTTCCACAGGCAGCTAAAAAGTCTTAGACTGGATTACATGCTTACAAAGTTATTTAactaaataattattttttcctaaaatcacGTAAATACATAAATAGTTGCTGAAAGTGGATTTTGGCTACACTCTCTACATAGTAAGGACTAGAGTCCTCACAAAACAGACTTTAATGTAAAAGTGCCAATAAAGTGAGAAATACGGACTTTCAATGTTGCATTGGCTTGAGCAATGCCTGATAAAGCAGGTATTCCAGGATACAAGTACATACTCCCACACTGCTTTCCATAAGGTGACTATTTAATGAAGCCAATTAGCTCctaagggaaataaaaagtaacaaCTCTGACAGCAACATCTGTATCCGCATTCACTGCACTCTGATTCACTCACGCACCTCCTGGCAACGGAGCAGGAATATAGTGCAAAACAACTCCCAAAAGTGATGGTTAGTATGAATGGCTTCATTAAGATAAGCTCTTACAACTTTGCTGAGAGACGCCCTATGTTATTACGTCTCTACAGTGGCACTGATGCTGTTCCTATTTATAAGAGCAGAAGGCTGAAGTTAACTTCTCCATTTTCGATCCAATGgatgctgccttctcccagcaACCCTTTTCTGATGCAGTGGGAAAgcgagcggggggggggggggggggcgcctCCTGAAGCACGGAGTGGGGATGACAAGGCTGCAGGCCCGGGGTTTCTCTTGCTCAGAGGGAGCCGACACCGGCCGGGCTGGCTTCGCCCCGGCCCCGGGACACAAGGAGCCCGGagggccgcggcggcggcagggctTTGCAGCAGGGCCCCTCCCGTGAGCACTCAGGGCCGCGCCGCCCTCTCAGAAGAGGGCCTGTGGGCCAGCTAGGACCCAAGTGCCTCACCAGACTCTGCGCCGCCGGAAGAGGGCGAGGGAGCTGAACACTGACGCACTGCTTTACGCAGCGCGGCAGGCCTGACGGCACCGGTGCCGCCCGCGTCCACGGCGCGGGGacggggagcagggcaggcctCGGCCCCTCAACGGCACCGGCCCCCGGGAGCGCAGCGAAGCGCCGAGCAGCAAGAGCGGGAAGCGCGCCCGTTCTCCCTCGGGTCCTGCAGCCCGCCGAGCGCTCCTGCGCATGCGCCTTCTgacccacccccccccgcctcagGCCGGCGGAAAGAGGCGAAGGGCGCAGGCCCCGGGCGCCCCGTTTCTGCGCATGCGCAGCTCCGTCGCGGCCGTCTCCTCGCCACCGGGAGAGGTGGGGCGTGGCGAGGGGGCGCGTCATCAGGCGCGCGCCCGCCGTCTCCCTTCTGCCGCGGCCGAGCGCGCAGGCGCGCTGGCCTCCGGTCACGTGTCGGGCGGGGGGTGTGTGACGCGGGGTTGCTGGTGTCGCCGGCGGCGCCGGTGGCAGCGCGCGGCGCTGGGCGGCGGGTCGGGGCGGCGCCATGGCGGTGAACTACAGCGCGAAGGAGGAGGCGGACGGGCACCCCTCGGGCGGCGTCGGGGTGCCAGGCGGCGGGGCggtgggcggcggcggcggcggggccgtgAAGACCCGCAAGCCCGATAACACGGCGTTCAAGCAGCAGCGGCTGCCGGCCTGGCAGCCCATCCTGACGGCGGGCACGGTGCTGCCGGCCTTCTTCATCATCGGCCTCATCTTCATCCCCATCGGCATCGGCATCTTCGTCACCTCCAACAACATCCGCGAATACGAGGTgcgcggggggggtgggggggaacacGACACAGGCTCctcccgccggcggggcggagGACGGCGGCGGCCGGTGGGTGCCTGGCCTGGCCGTGTGCCCGGGCGAGGCGGTGGTTTGGAAGCCCCCGGAGGCCGCTCGGGGGGCgccgggctgggccgggccgggtgAGCGGTGTTGGGGATCGCCTCCCCGTAGGCGGCCTGCTTCTCCTTGCGAAATCTGCCGCCGTCTCTTCCTGCCGATACTCGGCGGGAAGTAGAGGCGGCTTACGTGGTTTCTGTGATGAACGGACACCTCGCCCTGGCTGTTCCAATTCAGTTCAACGTTTGTACTCTTTAACGAACCATCCATTAATTACCCTGAGTAGACGTTGAGCTTCCCGAGTATCCGCCGCATAGATCGTAGCCCACCTGTCAGCCTTGCCAGTGCTCCTGAGTGAACTTCCAGGGAGTTTATGCCAGTATTTAATCAACACAGCCCAATGCAAGTTGTGTTCTCGCTCGTACAGAAAGTACGTGTATCATCCTTGGGATAGCTTGTGGCAAAGGATTATATATCTTTAAATGTTCCAAAGTAATTGTAGTTTCAGGACAAAACTCTTTGGTGAATGTATTGCTATGATTCTTATGTGCAGTAATGATTTAACGTTTTGGATGCTGTATGGGAGACAGGGTGTCCGGAGTAAACTTAGAAACAAAGATGAAGAGCGTGGCTTTTTCTAATTATACTTACAAAACCCTAGTCATTTACATCTGATAATTAACCACACCACTGCTGTGAAAAGTTGCTGAGCATTAACTGAAAACTAAACTGTGTGTCACAGTTAGGTCCATTTGATAAGAGAATCACTTTGTGTCGTAAGGAAACAACCCAAAGGGCTTAGGGACAaccttgaaaagcaaattgaCAGCTATGATTAGTTTCAGTGAGGTAATGCGACCAAGATtgattgcaggaaaaaaaatgtgtagttGTTCATTGGATTGCTATATTGGAGAATATGAATTTTTGGATCAAATCATTCTAGTTACCAGAGTAAGCTGTCACTTTGAAATAATTAGTGTTCAAGACAGTGGCTTGGCTAGTGGTAGCAATGTGGCAATGAAGCCCAATTAACTAAAGAAATCCTGAGGCAGACAATGAATGgtattacattttcatatttctgttaaaatgtaaacaatgtTATAATAAAACGAATTTAAGGTTCACTTTCATCTTATGTTCAGAACTAAAATTCCAGtcaaggagaaaagcagaagtgaaaaaaaccaaagctgaaGTGTATTTTACAGTGTGCAAATGCTGTATGTAAgcatatttttgaaaagcaattgcTTCTTGTGTCAAGGTTTGAGAGTATGCAGAACATCTGAAAATTGACACAAGTGCTTCTGAGAATGTTGCCAAGTTGTCATGGGCATGTAGACTTTTAAATTGTCATGGTATAGTCCTATTTAAGGTAAATATAATCACATGTTTTCAACAGGACACTCAATggagagaagtaaaaaaaaaatccttgctaactgatttttttgacaattgcatttaaaatagccATTTCTGTAGTAAAGTAATACAAAGTCTTAGATCATAATGATTGTAAGGTAAATATAATTGGATAAAtatatctccttttttttcattatgacTGGATCTGCGTTGATCTATAGGGACAGGAAATGCATCAGAGTCTCATGAGTCCAAAAATGTAAGCAACTTGTGCCTATATTGCTGCTGTATTTATACAGCATTTTTATATACAGAATTTTTATATGCTATTGTTGCTTAGCAGCTCAGTCATGTACTCCTAGTAAGTTCCAGTAGGAGCCAAAACCTGGATGTTCCCACCTAACGTGCAGTATGAAGATCCATAGGTGAGCTGAGAGCATGACTGATGCTCCCCTATGCAATCAGATTGCATGTATAAAGCAGTAGTAACCATTTATATTTGGAAACCAGTTGGCAGGTGCTGGCCTTCCACCCTTTCTAATTTCAAGATATTCAAGATTGGAAAGGgtttcgtttgtttgttttactgtgtGGGTTCACTCTTGTATCGTACACCTCACGTGAAGCTCTCCCAAGTCAGATCATTAGGCTTTCGTGAGGACAGGAGGGACAGAGTTCTTGACTTCTGAGAGTATGATCAGACAGTCGGGGTATGCAGGTGtcaagcagcgatccacccctcccagccagttccctccgtttatatactgagcatgacgttctatggtatggaatatccctttggctagttcaggtcagctgccccggctgtgctccctcccagcttcttgcacacctgcttgctggcagagcatggggaactgaaaaaatccttgacttgagataagcgctacttagcaacaactgaaacatcagcgtgttatcaacagtattctcacactaaatccaaaacacagcactgtaccagctactaagaagaaaattaactctatcccagctgaaaccaggacagcaggtAAGAATGGGGAAACTTGTCTTCTGTTCTCTGATCCTCACGCGTGTTTTATCAAGTATTATAATGCAGAAATTATGCGAGTGAGATTATCATTCTAAAGGCAGCtgaatttgggggaaaaaaaaaagtttaaatcaaAAAAGGCTTTACAGTTGCAGCAACAAAATGTAGATGAAGCATTTTACAGACCAACATTTGGGCTCTGAACACCACTGAGAGATGCAGTTTAAGACACTGCTATCACCTATATGCCTGCCTGAGATATGTCCCTGCTTGGTATGCTGGCTTTTGTTAGTAACCTCCAAATGTTATTCACAAATAGCTGTAAATTTAGCTCTGGGAGACAAGACATATAGAAGCTAGGTGGAGTGACtaagctcttttaaaaatgtaatcgGGGGAGGAAACAGAGGTAGTTATTTACACCTACGTCCTAGACAATAGCATGCTTGTTAACggggtgtgtgtgcatacatatatatatatatatatatctgccTGTAAACTTAGTGTATTGGAATTGAATAGGATGTATAATTTGTGCCccataaatacatatttatgtacaGTTCAAATCACCCTTTCTTGGAACTAGATATTGCAGCCATTAGTATCTCTGTGAACTGTGCTGTTCTCATACAGGTGCAAGGACTGAGTAGCAAAATGTAGCTTTTCCATTGATTTCCTTTATAAGCTCTCTTGAATTCGAATGTGGAAGATTTCCAACAGCCTAAGTGTACTAAAATTACAGgggttttgtgttggtttttctCTAGCATTTTCTCACTGTTTCAAAGGGTATAAACAGCCATTTGCCTTGGGTCTATCATGAAAATAGTTCATTTGGGTGGAAAATGAGAATCGGCTGTGTAAATGTGTCTCTTTGCCCTGTTACTAAAGCGTGAAAGAGTTCTGtacttcctgattttttttttttttgaatggatAAGAAGCATTGACAGAGCATATTAATATGTGATAAAAAATGGGGAATATCCAAAACATTAATTGTGTAGGAAAGAGATCTTCATGCTGTGACTGCTGCTGTGAGATGCATAATTGTAGTTAAAAAGCCAGGTAGACTTTAAGGCATGACTAGgaatgaagaactgaaagaaagtaGATTACTGTTGCGTACATCTTCAGTGTCGTGTGCAGTTCTGGTAACCCCATCTCAAAAATGATACAAAACGTAATGAAACCTATAGAGAGGGATAGCAAAGAGGACCAGAGTTATGGGATGCCTTTTATACAAGAAGTGGCCAAGCAGAGTAGGATAAATATGTGACAGCGTATGAAGTCTACAAAATCATAAATGGTTTGGAGAATACGTATATGCAATAGTTATGTTATTTCTATACTGCAAACATGTAAATAAACTGAGAAAGACATCAACAGCCTGAAAAGCCATTGGTGCCGGATAACTTGAATATACCCAATGTCCTTAGATCAGGGGTTGTTGGGAAGGGCTCACTCTGTGTGGGTTTGTTGTACTCAGCTGCTGGCCAGTCCCTGGGGACAGAACGCTGGATCAGGTGGGTTCCTGCTGTGGACCCCGAAGTCAGTCCTTCAGTTCTCAAAGTCCTGGTTTCATTATTTTGTCAAGAGATGGAGCTTTAAATAAGCTCTCTGTTGAATGTAACCTGTAAAtgtgaatgcagaaaaaaacacttaGGTTAGCAGTTACTGTACAGGAAAGCTCTTGGATAGCATTGAAGCTGATAGCAGTGGTCAAAAGCATGGTTCTGTTTCAATATACATCAATTTCATGCTCCACAGAATTTAGTCAATTATATTTCTGAAAGTGAAGTCTTTAGTTGTTTTGCAACCTTGTAGTATTTGAGCTTGTTCTTGATCTAAAACTTCTCCATACACTGGAGAACTAGCTCAGGATATGGAGGTTTAAGTTCTTTCTAAAGGAAGTGCTTGCTTAAGCTTactttagcaggaaaaaaaacccacttagtCAGCCGTGAACAAATGAGAAGCATTGTTGAGAGCAGTGGTGgtctgtctgcctgcctgctgtaGCTGAAGAGAGCTGTTCAGAACTGCTGCAGTAGTGCTATTTCTAGATCAGCATAAACTCAGTATCTTGTTCAGCGAAGGAAGCACAGATTATGTgatcctctctctctctgccagcTAATAGCTTCTGAAGCTGACTCGTTTCAGCTAGGCTTGTTAGGGTGTAGGTCTCATCTGTCAGAAATCTGTCAGCAGAGCAGATACTAATAAAAGTGCTGAGGGAAGGGTTGCATCTTAATAGATATTGAAGAAATTGCGGGCAGAGAGACCTTGAAGAAGATCCAGAGGAAAACAGGCTTCAGTTCTTCCCTGAACCCTTGAAGCTGCATGTTTGTTTTAGCTAACCTTAATACAGGTATTAGGACAGATGATAAATCACTCTAATGCTCAATAATGTGTTTCACTACAAGCATAAATCAGCGCAAACCATTTGCAGCAGCCTTTCATAAAACTATataggtgttgtggtttaaacTATACTGCTGTTAAAAAGTTTGTTGCCATAACCTAGTATATGTTGCACCAATCTGAGTCTAAATTCTAAATAGGAAGTTCATAGTAAGTGTAGAAATACATAGTTTATAGGCAGATGGAAGCTTTCTCCTGCTACACTTGGAGCTAGCCTGCAGAGCCCAAGTTAATTATTTCCTGCCATTCACGTGCTGGAGCTATACATGAGAGCGCTAATGTGGTCAAGCAGCTTCAGTTGGCTCGGGCCGTAGGGTGAGCTAATGGCTGCTAAGGATATGTTATGCATACTGTCCAGGTATCCTGTATGTACAGATTTCAAATACTGGCTTTTTTTGAGCTACGCTATTAAAGACAGATAATATTGTATAAGCCAGATTAACACTGATCATCTTTCTTGTCCATCTACTGGTATTTTACCATTCCTGGCAAAACAGTATTAGTGTCTTCATCTTCCGTATTTTAGGACAGTTCTTGGACATTAAgtgattttcatttatttttattttatttattctttttatcttctaaTTGGATGGCTGAAAATGCTCAGGAAAGCAAGTTTTCTAATGCAAACCTTTTTTATTAACTATCtagacttttaaatatttaacctCTCTGGAAAGCATGTAaaagctcagatctgcttgtcatatagtgtgtgtgtgtttggaaaCTTCATGTTGTCTGGAGTATCTGCAGTTTGTGTtttggtgtgtgttttttttgttttgtttgttttggtttggtttttgttttgttttgttttcccccagCAGTAATGAAACACCTCAGTGTTAAATTTGTTTGAGGCTGAAATCAAGCATATAGACAGAATCACAGatgtttaggttggaagggacctcttgagatcatcaAATAGGCCTAAATGGGGTTTTGGAGTTGAGGTGTAAtaagactgtaaaataaatgcCACGTCAACTCTCTGGCTTATTAATCAATTTTCTTTACTCTCTCTTTGTaaattaatgactttttttctgttacaggtTGACTATACAGGAACAGAGCCCTCTAGTCCCTGCaacaaatgtttaaatgtgTCCTGGGACAGCACACCACCTTGTACTTGCATCATCAATTTCACACTGGAACATTCATTTGAGGTATGCTACCCTGTATGCAAAGTGAAATTAGAACAGTTTATATGATTTATTTCATAATCGATAGGAAAGCTGGATCACttaagtcttaattttttttttatgttttaaaggaTTATTTCTAGTTTTTCTATGAACTTGGATCTGATTTTTGTGTGCCTTTTCAGTAGCAGGGATGAGATGGTTTTTAATGCCTCTGTTTGTCTGGAAATGTACAACATTAAATGGAATGCTTGTGTTTTAGACATTTAGATTTACCGTTTGTGTTATATAGCTGGCAAGTAGATCACCTATTCCTGCATGATCTACAAAAACTCAGTTCAGCAAGAATTGGAAATACCAGATAAATGCTTTCTGACAAATTGGAGGCAAATAATGAGACTTACGTGCTTAACATCAGACAAGATAGGTGTTGGGATTAGTGCTGGTGAATATCATTCTGATAGTTTATGGCAAGTTTATACTGTTTGACTTCAGGATGCCAGCTTATGTTAGGATAGTACTCTTATGTACTCAGTGTGAAGAAAGGATTGAGGCTCCTACTTTATGAATGTTGCTGTAAACAGTTTAAGAGGTTAAAATTTAAGCTTTGTGTGAATGAAAACCCCTCTTGCCCCATCTTGCTTCTTGTAGAGCAATGTGTTCATGTATTACGGACTTTCCAACTTCTATCAAAACCATCGTCGTTATGTGAAATCTCGAGATGACAGCCAACTAAACGGAGATAACAGTTCACTACTTGTAGGTATTCATGCTTGGAATCAACTCTTGCCACATAACAGAGTATTTAGTTTAATAATAATGAGGTACTAGAATTTTTGGATAACAGAAGACAACCATAAGgaattcatatttttgtttacagaaaataactgtgtaaaatactgtaaaatttcATGTCAATCCTTTCATTAAGTGGACAGCAATGCAGTACTTCAATCATTTCTCGAATTTGAATAGTTTTAAACTGTCTTGTTATCTTCAGTCAGTAGTATCTATCTATATCCATTCTGGCTGAAGTTTTCgttttcagtataaaataatatttggttACCTAGCACTTGGTTTGGATATTGCAGCTAAATGCATCCATTTTTGTAGACTCTAGTTCAATACTGAACATCAGCGATATTGGAAAATACAGTACTGTGTATTCTGTTCAAGGCACTGTGTAATATTTAGGGCCAAAGCTCTccttttcctaatttttatGAGGAGTGGAAATACAGTTGGGTTCTTGCTCCAGAAAGAATGATTCTCCCTTTTTACCTGTAAACTTCAAAAAAAGGGGAGAATTTCAGGAGGCTACATCTGATGACTGACACAGGGTTTTGGGGAGGCTTTTGTGCTTGCATTTTTGGCATGCTGTTGGAGTCCTTGCaaccttttgtgtttttatgttACGCTTGGTTTCTTATTATAGTCTTATTTTCTATAACACTGATgcatacttcaaaaaaaaaaaaactttaataaaaGAACACTTGAGTACTTCATGTTAGAAAACTGTTTCtattaaaagagagaagaaaaaaaagttctaataGCTTCCAAGAAAAGCCTTATTTTTAGTATGACCATGATGGGATTCTGACtttattcatgttttatttagattttattcctgcttgtaaaagaaaaatcaatcatGCTAACTAGTATTGAATGCTGAAGTATTTGTAAATAACCTGACTTGTGAAAGGATTATTTTGTGGTACATTTAAGATGTGCACATTATTGAGgtactgtaggaaaaaaacaggttagTTGGGTAAACTAGCACAGActcatctgccttttttctttctaactaTCAGAATCCAAGTAAGGAATGTGAGCCTTATCGCACAAATGAGGACAAACCCATTGCTCCTTGTGGAGCTATTGCCAACAGTATGTTTAATGGTATGGTAACACTTTTAAGTTATCATTTAGATGTTTTTGTGATCTAGTGTATGTTTTGTGTTGTATTGCAAATTATTCTGAGTAAAGACAtcatgtttttttttgttttgaattaacacattttcattgttcagaataaaataaatgtattgtaCTGCTGgtgcttttttcaaaattgctgATAGCGTACAAAGGATGGAAATACCTGTTGTGAAGAGCTGTTAACTGCTGTGGAGTAGAAACATAGATATCATACATGGATAATACGCTGCTATCTAATATACATTGATTCTTACAGAACAGCTTGTGATTGTGGCAGGCAGGTAATAAATGCCTTGTccagttttttggttttgtttctcctggAGGTAATTGTTTCACTGCCTATCAGGATCATCTGTCTAATGAAAGTTTCTTCAGCTGGTTTTCtaatttgattttctctttAGATACATTGGAATTATACCGCATTGATAATGACACAAAGACTCGTAttactttgattaaaaaaggCATTGCGTGGTGGacagataaaaatgtaaagttCAGGAATCCTACAGGAGATGGAAATAACTTAACTGTGCTTTtccaaggtaaaaaaaaaagatgtgaaatttTAAGTataacaaaacacttcaaacacattttgattCCAATGAGTTTTACCTCACTGACAACATTTTACTAAACAtacctaattaaaaatattgtcattCTCTGAAGAAATCGAAGCTAAGGACTACTCTGCTATCTAGAAAGGTTGTCTGTAAATAATGAAAGCTGCAAATTTAACATgaaagtgtttggtttttacCTTTactgtaataatattttttttttttttaaatttctgatttccccccccccccccttgaaTACTGAGAAAGGCCTAATATGTGcactgctgtcatggtttaaccccagctggcaactaagcaccacacagctgctcactaTCATGCCCCTGCCCAGTTGGatggggggcgggggcgggatCAGAAGAGTAATAGTggaaaaacttgtgggttgaggtaaagacagtttaataactaaaaaaacccaaaacattgtaagggaaaaaaaaaaaaaacaacagagagagagaggaaaataaaacccaaga encodes the following:
- the TMEM30A gene encoding cell cycle control protein 50A codes for the protein MAVNYSAKEEADGHPSGGVGVPGGGAVGGGGGGAVKTRKPDNTAFKQQRLPAWQPILTAGTVLPAFFIIGLIFIPIGIGIFVTSNNIREYEVDYTGTEPSSPCNKCLNVSWDSTPPCTCIINFTLEHSFESNVFMYYGLSNFYQNHRRYVKSRDDSQLNGDNSSLLNPSKECEPYRTNEDKPIAPCGAIANSMFNDTLELYRIDNDTKTRITLIKKGIAWWTDKNVKFRNPTGDGNNLTVLFQGTTKPVNWPKPVYMLDSEPDNNGFINEDFIVWMRTAALPTFRKLYRLIERKDNLQPTLQAGKYSLNITYNYPVHSFDGRKRMILSTISWMGGKNPFLGIAYITVGSICFFLGVVLLIIHHKYGNRNTSADIPN